In the Tribolium castaneum strain GA2 chromosome 1, icTriCast1.1, whole genome shotgun sequence genome, one interval contains:
- the LOC100142231 gene encoding uncharacterized protein LOC100142231 → MQDIERHLQTRITTLFVIFIQIVFTSSQDYEVTEIQCTFASGNSIGPRDSIIAKLRKPDGFKGNPLFADDRGVDPETDHVCQIKPDLSDPTGLKYNLKITDFSRCGVLKRNGFVHVRVWFPQFPGVVMQSDQELIIMCKPPEPTVIENKAAGFAGSFPHGARVSGVVEETPGRLEYEVALYKEAPARISNATNSELPVDQAVPIGTKLQLRARISPESAWKYVKLMEVTVSPDPDDPHMIGSVALVKDGCRNRDFASIIPHQPARYRERHNEVFLDFEAFLLSTMKERSTLWIHSQIKACMDPADCQPDFCLDLFEPSGHGRKRRDVEAIEVVEAPELPSDLAKHNATIQYTKIKENLEYTVLMPGEFYHRTAAMESSCSTFLAVAAILGCLLFLSAFVMCWLASRLHSALVGTVNTNKNIDELVRESRHYSESGYTGRATTQ, encoded by the exons gtATTCACATCATCACAAGACTATGAGG TGACAGAAATCCAATGCACATTCGCCAGCGGCAACAGCATAGGTCCCCGCGACTCAATTATAGCAAAATTAAGGAAACCCGACGGCTTTAAGGGAAATCCTCTCTTCGCAGACGACCGAGGAGTCGACCCGGAAACGGATCACGTCTGCCAGATAAAGCCCGATCTCTCAGACCCCACCGGTTTAAAATATAATCTCAAGATCACAGATTTTAGCAGATGTGGCGTTTTGAAACGTAAC gGCTTTGTCCATGTGCGAGTATGGTTTCCGCAGTTTCCCGGTGTGGTGATGCAATCGGATCAAGAACTGATTATTATGTGCAAGCCGCCGGAACCCACGGTTATTGAAAACAAGGCAGCTGGTTTTGCTGGCAGTTT TCCTCATGGAGCCCGGGTTTCGGGAGTGGTTGAAGAAACTCCAGGTCGTCTGGAGTACGAAGTAGCTCTTTACAAGGAAGCTCCAGCCAGAATCAGCAATGCCACGAATAGTGAGCTTCCAGTGGATCAGGCAGTACCCATTGGTACTAAGCTGCAGCTCCGGGCCCGCATCAGTCCTGAATCTGCTTGGAAGTATGTCAAGTTGATGGAGGTTACCGTCAGTCCAGACCCAGATGACCCGCACATGATTGGAAGTGTGGCACTCGTTAAAGATGG ATGCCGCAACCGCGACTTCGCCTCGATCATCCCGCACCAACCAGCCCGATACCGCGAACGCCACAACGAAGTTTTCCTCGACTTTGAAGCCTTCCTTCTAAGCACAATGAAAGAGCGCTCCACTCTCTGGATCCACTCGCAAATAAAAGCGTGCATGGACCCGGCCGACTGCCAGCCCGACTTCTGCCTGGACTTGTTCGAACCTTCAGGACACGGTCGAAAACGGCGTGACGTCGAAGCCATCGAAGTGGTGGAAGCCCCGGAACTGCCTTCAGACTTAGCAAAGCACAACGCCACCATacagtacacaaaaatcaaggAAAATCTCGAATATACAGTTTTGATGCCTGGGGAGTTCTACCACCGAACCGCAGCAATGGAAAGCTCGTGCAGCACTTTCCTGGCAGTTGCCGCGATTTTGGGCTGTTTGCTGTTCTTGTCCGCGTTTGTTATGTGCTGGTTGGCGTCCAGGCTGCATTCGGCGCTCGTGGGGACTGTTAATACGAATAAAAATATAGATGAGTTGGTCAGGGAGAGTCGGCATTATTCCGAGTCGGGGTACACTGGACGGGCTACCACGCAATGA